tttttttttttttttttttttNGTTTAAAATAAGAGGTTTAgtattattagaaaaaaaaccatattttTAGGTACATACATTTGGTGAATCACACAAATTTGAAACcacttgtttttttgttacaAATGGGAAATGAGTTATAGCTCATTGCCCCTATTTAAGACATAATTGcaaacctttttttatttttattttttgtcagcaaattattaatattcacATTAAATGCTGTAACCATTTAATTTAGTATAATGGACCGAACAGTTTATGAGTCCTAAGCATTTGAAATACGAAATAAGATAtggttgaattattattttcgtgGCTATCTATCCACcataattttagtttcatatcttaattattttcgTAAAATAtggttgaattattattttcgtgGTTGTATACCGACCATAATTTTAGTGTCATTTCTTAATCATCGTACCAAACtctttaattgaaattattaaatgcaaaaagttatttataaaataaggACTAAGTTCCacttttttgcatttttttttaatagaattaatgtctttttttattgaatcACGCTCGGATTGAGAGgacattaaataattgataGGTCACAGGACGTGAATGAGCTTGGCAACATTGAAGTCAAGCAAACCATATTATATCACCTTATTGAACAACTCATCACATTCATAACTATTACAATGTAGTTGCAATACAACAGTAGCCTTCACAGAGTTGCTTTTATTCTTGTTTGTAACCTTCAATCCCTTTCATGGCGTCCAATCCCTTACTCCTCCTATGCAAGCCAATGGACAGTCGCCACGCGTCGAGTGCTGCCTCCGGGAGAAGACGAGCAAAGCACCATTGGAGAGAGTGAGCCCAGTAAGGGGTGCATCGTGGCTCGTATCCAATTCTGTGAATTGCAGCACTCACATAGTCATCGGCTGATGGAATAAACAGCGACGCTCTGCTCACCGACGCCACTCTCGACGCCATTTCAGTTGCCACATACAATGGCAcctggattttttttttaaaaatcacaCAAAAATTTCAGCTTTCAGCCGAGTTGTAACAAAATGAGTTCTTGTTATACTAACCTGACACTGCACATCAATTCCCCAATGCTTGTATTCCACATGTAGAGATCTTGAGAGTTGGTCCACGTACCTGAATACAACAAAAGAACCCATCAGAATCTGTCATCAACAAGATCAAAGTTTCTGAGCTTTTCGACCATCCCATAATCAGAAAACTGAAGGTTTTAACTTAGCCGTGGAAGTGGGAATCGATGTGGGGTTGGAACAAAGAGTTGGGTTTCATTAAATAtgtggggatctcacattggttggagaggggaacgaagcattctttataagggtgtggaaacatctccctaatagacgcattttaaaaaccttgaggagaaacttgaaaagaaatgcCCAAAGAGGACCATATTTGCTAGGGACGGTCATAACAGTCAATGACACGTTCTTCTAATACAAACTGAACCCATCTGTCAAACCTGTACCTGTACTTTCTTAATCTCAAAATGCAGAGAAGTTAAAAGTTTCTCAAAGTTGGTTTGGCAGGAAGACATGGGCAGTTGCTGAGCCACATCTCATTAATCAGTTCTTCTGAAGTGATAGAAAGAGATGGGctttttttcctcaaattttcttgatttcttttccttccatGATTATGAGTTCCTGATAACTTGAAGTAAAAAGAACAAgcacaagaacaagaaaataaactgaagaagaaagatgggaACTTGATTACTTACGCTTTTGTAGCAGCATAGATTGCGTAGAGAGGATGAGAAGGAACAATAACAGCAGCTCCAGAGCCAATATTCACAATAGCTCCTCTGTTCTTAGTAATCATCTTTGGCAAAACAGCTTTGGTAACCCAAGTAGTGCCCTTCACGTTCACTTTAAGAACATTCATCCAGACTTTCTCATCCACTTCATGGAAAAAACTGGCGTTTGGATATGTAATCCCCACGTTGTTTATCAGAACCCCCACGTCCAAATCTTGAATCACCTTCTTAAACTCTGCCATACCAGCACTAATATCATCTTCTGTGAAGTCCAATTCGATGATCTTTACCTTTGTATTAGGAAACTGAGATCGGATATCCTTAGAAACTTCCTTCAGCTTGGTGGAGCTTCTGCTCACCAGTATAAGGTTGAGGCCGGCTCTGGCCAGCTGATAGGCAAATGACTTGCCAATGCCATCAGTGGCTCCGGTGACAACTCCCCAAGAGCCATAGTATCTCAGATCCTTGGAGGGTCTGAGAAAGACTCTGAAAACCCATTGAACAACAGTGGTGGAGTGGCTGAGAATGGTGAAGAAACCAAGCAAGGAAAGGAGGAGAAGCCATATGGGCTGAGTGGAGAGTAACAGAAAGAATGTCTCCCTCATTGTGTGCATAATTCgctttctcctcctccttttattttccctGCCTTCGCCTCACTTTCATGGTCATAACTGGTTCCTTAataacaagagagagagaaagagagataaaaTAGGAGGGTAGAGACTAGAGAGAGCAGAGAAAGGAAACTCTGTTTGCCTACCCACTTCGTACGAACggtcattttcattaattcGTTACTCGAAATTTATACGAACCTCttcaaccaaaacaaaaaaagtgcTTCCGTTTATATGGATGCTAAAGAAATGAAGTGGGACTTACAAATGTTAAAAGACCGAAGAAATGTTCTTATGATGTTTGTGGTTTTGCCTTCCAAGATTAAATAATACTCTAAATATGAACAAGGCCACCAACCATACGACATTAGAGGTAAAATCAGAGAGAAAACTGACAACTAGTGAAATTACAACTGTCCTGTTGGAGTAATTTCTGAAGTTGGAGTAATttcttcaaacaaaattagagATGGTTCAAATGTACAGAGTTAAGGAGTAAATGCCATCAATGGTTCATAAGTGcaataaaaaagttgaagacaactttatgaaatttatgatcgatcttaaattttgtacctAGAAGTAAGGGTTCTTGAAAAACTAAGTGGGTCTAGTTCGTGATTCAGTCCTTCCACCTGTCCATTTTCAGTGCTTTATTTCATCAAAAGTTACCATATTTCCTGCAAGATAAAGAAATCGCCGATGTCATAACTCCTTATGAGAAGGACCACTACATTATCAAACCCAAGATGATAACTCTGCATCCTCCGTTACATTAATTGCTCACAGTGCATCCCCTCAGTTACCGTTTACATCGTGTGAAGGTCGTAAAACATAATGAAGACaaacttttgttttatttctttaacaGATGAGGGAAATCACATGATTTATCTGCCCCATCACTCCGCTTTCAACTCTGAGCTTGCCTTGCTGTTAACGTGGGGAGAGATAAATGACAAACACTTTTAGTTCTCTGTCAACTTCATTCCGTTTCGAGGCTAGAAGAAGGAAATGCACTTCAGCTATGAACCAATTAATAATCTTGAGATGTAAAGGCAGCAACAATGAGGGATCTGTAGATTTCAAATCCTAGGACCTTAGTGGTCCGAGTAGTGAGTACTATCATGGCCAGCGCCCTTTGGACATTGCTCTTGGTGGAAAGGATCATCAGCGCCTTGTACAGAACTCAGTCTAGGAGAGAGGTTCCAACTCGTTATCTGTTCAATCTCTCGCCCATTTGATCTCATACTCGTTTCTTCTTTTAACTTCAGAAAGAACATTGACGACCAGAAATCTTTTGCCAAATTCTTCAATggaaaaaacagaacaaataCAGAGACGTGATGGAATTGAAAAGGGTGAAAAATGAAAGTGATAGGTGCAATAGAAATATTTACCATCTTTATCAACTGTATCAGCTCATTTAGTGCGTTATTAAAGAGATTAGGATCAGCCAGATCAGAAGTCGTCAAAATCTCTTGACGGCATCGGTGAGAAATGTTCACCTCCATTGTTGCACCTGTTGGATGAATGGAATATGCCACTTTGAATAAAAACAGAGCTCATTTTAAGTTCAAAAGTGAAAAAGCCTAAATAAAATCAAGTTTCATCCTTGTTGATCGTTCCGTCCCCAcacaaaagagaacaaaacaaaaaatcatgagtttaggttttatataaaatatgacaATGACCAAATATAAAGCATATAACgctgatttttttattttttatttattttttttaaaaggttaaaGGAGTTCGAATagttttaagaataaataacATCAAAGTGAGTAGAGTGACACTATGTGAGTAGGTAGGAGGTTAATGCTAGTGGAAAGTATGTACTCTAGACAACCGTTAACTGTTTTCAACATTATAACTGAAATCACAATGACCAAACATTTAAGAATTATAATGACTAAAGAAAGAGTTATTTTTTAGCCCCCCTCAGCTGAAAATTAGTTCATCTTCAATGtattccaataaaaataaaaacttctaCTCTACTTGAAAGCATACATTATAATGAAACTTAAGGTTGAAAAAGAGCATTACTGGTTGAGTTTCAAATAGATCCAAGTGCACGAACCTGGACTTATGTAGTTGT
This genomic window from Cucurbita pepo subsp. pepo cultivar mu-cu-16 chromosome LG01, ASM280686v2, whole genome shotgun sequence contains:
- the LOC111781144 gene encoding very-long-chain 3-oxoacyl-CoA reductase-like protein At1g24470, producing the protein MHTMRETFFLLLSTQPIWLLLLSLLGFFTILSHSTTVVQWVFRVFLRPSKDLRYYGSWGVVTGATDGIGKSFAYQLARAGLNLILVSRSSTKLKEVSKDIRSQFPNTKVKIIELDFTEDDISAGMAEFKKVIQDLDVGVLINNVGITYPNASFFHEVDEKVWMNVLKVNVKGTTWVTKAVLPKMITKNRGAIVNIGSGAAVIVPSHPLYAIYAATKAYVDQLSRSLHVEYKHWGIDVQCQVPLYVATEMASRVASVSRASLFIPSADDYVSAAIHRIGYEPRCTPYWAHSLQWCFARLLPEAALDAWRLSIGLHRRSKGLDAMKGIEGYKQE